The following are encoded in a window of Psychrobacter sp. P11F6 genomic DNA:
- the rplE gene encoding 50S ribosomal protein L5 encodes MARLKSLYNEELKQQIKEELGLANVMQVPKITKITLNMGVGGASQDKKLLEGAVADMTAIAGQKPVVTKARKSVAGFKIREEWPIGCKVTLRGEQMYEFLDRLIAIAIPRIRDFRGFSPKAFDGRGNYSLGIKEQIVFPEVDFDKIDRIRGMDVTITTSAQSDEEGRALLKAFGFPFK; translated from the coding sequence ATGGCAAGATTAAAATCTTTATATAACGAAGAATTGAAGCAGCAAATCAAAGAAGAGCTTGGTTTGGCTAATGTGATGCAAGTGCCTAAAATCACTAAAATCACACTTAACATGGGTGTAGGCGGCGCGTCTCAAGACAAGAAATTGCTTGAAGGTGCAGTAGCTGACATGACCGCTATCGCTGGTCAAAAACCTGTCGTCACCAAAGCGCGTAAATCAGTTGCTGGCTTTAAAATTCGTGAAGAATGGCCAATTGGCTGCAAAGTAACGCTACGCGGTGAGCAAATGTACGAATTTTTAGATCGTCTCATTGCCATTGCAATTCCTCGTATTCGTGATTTCCGCGGTTTTTCACCTAAAGCCTTTGACGGACGTGGTAACTACTCATTGGGTATCAAAGAACAGATCGTATTCCCAGAAGTAGATTTTGACAAGATTGATCGTATCCGCGGTATGGATGTGACAATCACCACGTCAGCTCAATCTGATGAAGAAGGTCGCGCGTTGCTTAAAGCATTCGGCTTCCCATTTAAATAA
- the rplX gene encoding 50S ribosomal protein L24 — MSKLRKGDTVIVIAGKDKGKQGTVQAVKNDRIKVEGINIVTKHQKPNQATGVEGGILKKEAFLHISNVAILNAQTQKADRITYQFGEDGKKQRVYRSNGEVVATA, encoded by the coding sequence ATGTCAAAATTACGTAAAGGCGATACAGTTATCGTGATTGCTGGGAAAGACAAAGGCAAGCAAGGTACTGTACAAGCTGTAAAAAATGATCGTATTAAAGTTGAAGGCATTAATATTGTCACTAAACATCAGAAGCCAAATCAGGCAACTGGCGTTGAAGGTGGCATTCTTAAGAAAGAAGCTTTTCTACATATCTCAAATGTCGCAATATTAAATGCGCAAACCCAAAAAGCTGATCGTATTACTTATCAGTTCGGCGAAGACGGCAAGAAACAACGCGTCTATCGTTCGAACGGTGAAGTAGTGGCGACTGCGTAA
- the rplP gene encoding 50S ribosomal protein L16, translated as MLQPKRTKFRKMHKGRNTGLAHRGSTVAFGQIGLKSLTRGRMTARQIEAARRTITRKIKRGGKIWIRVFPDKPITNKPLEVRMGKGKGPVEYWVCEIKPGKVLYELEGVSEELAREAFTLAAAKLPFKTTIVKRTIM; from the coding sequence ATGTTACAGCCAAAACGTACCAAGTTTCGTAAAATGCACAAAGGTCGTAACACTGGGCTAGCTCATCGTGGAAGCACCGTTGCATTCGGACAAATTGGTCTAAAATCGTTGACTCGTGGTCGTATGACTGCCCGTCAAATTGAAGCAGCACGTCGTACCATCACTCGTAAAATTAAGCGTGGTGGTAAGATTTGGATTCGTGTATTCCCAGACAAACCAATTACTAATAAACCACTAGAAGTACGTATGGGTAAAGGTAAAGGTCCTGTAGAATATTGGGTATGCGAAATCAAACCTGGTAAAGTGCTATATGAACTCGAAGGGGTTTCAGAAGAACTTGCTCGCGAAGCGTTCACGCTTGCTGCAGCAAAACTGCCCTTTAAAACTACCATTGTTAAGCGGACGATAATGTAA
- the rplV gene encoding 50S ribosomal protein L22: MEVTAKLRGAAISAQKVRLVADEVRGKSIERALDILTYSNKKGAVFVKKCLNSAIANAEHNNGLDIDTLKVSTIYVDEGITLKRILPRAKGRADRISKRTCHITIKVGE, from the coding sequence ATGGAAGTAACTGCAAAATTACGCGGTGCCGCCATATCGGCACAAAAAGTTAGACTCGTTGCCGATGAAGTTCGTGGCAAATCTATCGAGCGTGCTTTGGATATCCTAACGTATAGTAATAAAAAAGGCGCTGTATTTGTTAAGAAATGTCTTAACTCAGCCATCGCCAATGCCGAACACAACAACGGTCTAGATATTGATACCCTTAAAGTATCAACCATCTACGTTGATGAAGGCATTACGCTAAAACGTATCCTACCACGTGCTAAAGGTCGCGCTGATCGTATCAGTAAGCGTACCTGTCACATCACTATAAAGGTAGGAGAATAA
- the rpsS gene encoding 30S ribosomal protein S19, whose amino-acid sequence MPRSLKKGPFIDAHLFAKVENALDTNSRKPIKTWSRRSMILPQMVGLTLSVHNGRTHVPVIVSEQMVGHKLGEFAPTRTYRGHGIDKKAKR is encoded by the coding sequence ATGCCTCGTTCATTGAAAAAAGGTCCATTCATAGACGCGCATTTGTTTGCTAAAGTTGAGAATGCATTAGACACCAACTCACGCAAGCCAATTAAGACTTGGTCGCGCCGCTCGATGATCCTACCACAAATGGTTGGCTTAACCTTGTCTGTTCACAATGGCCGTACTCATGTACCGGTTATCGTGAGTGAACAGATGGTTGGTCATAAACTAGGTGAATTTGCCCCGACTCGTACGTATCGTGGTCATGGCATTGACAAAAAAGCTAAGAGATAA
- the rpmC gene encoding 50S ribosomal protein L29, with the protein MKISELRDKSLEELTQLLDEKQLDAFRIRMAKATGQLGNTHEVRVNRRAIAQLQTLINEKQRGDS; encoded by the coding sequence ATGAAGATCAGTGAATTACGTGATAAATCATTAGAAGAACTGACTCAGTTACTTGATGAAAAGCAACTTGATGCTTTCCGTATTCGTATGGCTAAAGCAACTGGTCAGTTGGGTAATACCCATGAAGTACGTGTTAATCGTCGTGCGATTGCTCAGCTTCAGACTTTGATTAACGAGAAACAACGAGGCGACTCATGA
- the rpsC gene encoding 30S ribosomal protein S3, with protein sequence MGQKVHPIGIRLGVVKKHNANWYANPKQYSEYLINDIQVREYLRKKLDSAMISKIMIERPTGAAKITIATARPGIVIGKKGEDIERLQKELTKIMGVPAQVNIEEITSPDLDAHLVAEGIASQLERRVMFRRAMKRAVQNSMRSGAKGIKVELSGRLGGAEIARTEWYREGRVPLHTLRADIDYSSVRAETTYGTIGVKVWIFRGEILDGMNSVYNPVKEEQTRAPKRRGRGNGNRRNTDRG encoded by the coding sequence ATGGGTCAAAAAGTACATCCAATCGGAATTCGTCTTGGTGTTGTAAAGAAGCATAACGCAAACTGGTATGCTAACCCTAAACAATACTCAGAATACCTAATCAACGACATTCAAGTTCGTGAATATCTGCGCAAAAAGCTTGATAGTGCTATGATTAGCAAAATCATGATTGAGCGTCCTACAGGTGCTGCTAAGATTACCATCGCCACTGCGCGTCCTGGTATCGTTATCGGTAAGAAAGGCGAAGACATCGAAAGACTTCAAAAAGAATTGACCAAAATTATGGGCGTACCTGCTCAGGTCAACATTGAAGAAATCACCTCGCCTGATCTTGATGCTCATTTAGTAGCGGAAGGTATCGCAAGTCAGCTTGAGCGTCGTGTTATGTTCCGCCGTGCTATGAAGCGCGCCGTACAGAACAGCATGCGTTCTGGTGCTAAAGGTATTAAAGTTGAGCTGTCTGGCCGTCTTGGCGGTGCTGAGATTGCTCGTACTGAATGGTACCGTGAAGGTCGTGTGCCATTGCATACACTACGCGCTGATATCGACTATTCGTCAGTACGTGCGGAAACTACTTACGGCACCATCGGTGTAAAAGTTTGGATCTTCCGTGGCGAAATCCTTGACGGTATGAACAGTGTATACAATCCCGTTAAAGAAGAGCAGACTCGTGCGCCAAAACGCCGTGGTCGTGGAAACGGAAACCGTCGAAACACAGACAGAGGTTAA
- the rpsQ gene encoding 30S ribosomal protein S17, whose translation MSDNNQTANASVLTGRVVSDKMDKSITVLIERLVRHPLYGKQLRRSTKIKAHDENNVCQQGDLVRIKETRPISKTKSWTLVEVVEKVEKI comes from the coding sequence ATGAGCGATAACAATCAAACAGCTAATGCTAGCGTATTGACAGGACGAGTTGTCAGTGACAAGATGGACAAGTCCATCACAGTTTTGATTGAGCGTCTGGTTCGTCATCCTTTGTATGGCAAGCAGCTTCGTCGTTCTACAAAAATCAAAGCCCATGATGAGAATAACGTTTGCCAACAAGGCGACCTTGTCCGCATCAAAGAAACGCGTCCAATCTCTAAAACCAAGTCTTGGACTTTGGTTGAAGTGGTTGAAAAAGTAGAAAAAATCTAA
- the rplN gene encoding 50S ribosomal protein L14 yields the protein MIQVESMLEVADNSGARRVQCIKVLGGSHRRYASVGDIIKVTVKEAIPRGRVKKGDVMNAVVVRTKKGVRRPDGSVLRFDDNAAVLLNQNKAPIATRIFGPVTRELRGDQFMKIVSLAPEVL from the coding sequence ATGATTCAGGTTGAATCGATGCTGGAAGTTGCAGATAATAGCGGTGCAAGACGAGTTCAGTGCATTAAAGTACTGGGTGGCTCTCATCGTCGTTATGCATCAGTTGGCGACATTATTAAAGTAACGGTTAAAGAAGCCATTCCTCGCGGTCGTGTTAAAAAAGGCGACGTGATGAATGCTGTAGTTGTACGTACCAAAAAAGGCGTTCGTCGTCCTGATGGTTCTGTTCTGCGTTTTGACGACAATGCTGCGGTATTGTTGAACCAAAATAAAGCACCGATTGCAACTCGTATTTTTGGACCGGTAACTCGTGAACTACGTGGTGATCAGTTTATGAAAATTGTATCACTAGCACCAGAAGTATTGTGA